The sequence below is a genomic window from Halosolutus gelatinilyticus.
GGTGGCGTTCCGGGCGGCGACTGACGACGATCGCATTCCGATAGCCGATGGCCTGTTCCGAGTGCGGCGCCGACTCACCGATCGTAACTGCTGTCCCCGACGAGTACCGCGAGTATGCGCCAGACCGCGCCGATAGGGTCGCGATTTGTCCGCGCTGTCTCACCGTCGATCGCGCCAGGGGCGGCGGACGCGACCTCGACGCCCCCGACGAACCCGACTTTTCGCGCATCAGCGACGCCTTCCCAACTCGGACGGGGCAGGCGATTCCGCTCGCGCTCGCGATCCACCTGTGTTCGTCGCTCGCCACGAACCGGACCGCGATCGAGTCGCTGCTCGAGGCAGTCGAACGCGAGGGCGTCGATCCGCTGCTGGCGATCGATCGCCTCCGTGCGGATCCAACCGTCGATCCGGCGATGGACCTCGATCGGCGCCAGCACCAGCTCGAACAACTGCTGTACTGAGCCGGCCGATCCGATCTCCTGTCTGTCGCGATCGCCGACCGCGATCACCGAACTCAGAGCCGATACGACATCCGCTCAACGGCGAGCACTAATCGGTAGAAGAGATACACGACGAACAGCGAGAGCATGATCGAGAACACCGTGACGACCGCCCACACCCACAGGAGAATTCGCGCCAGTAGGACGGAGTAGGCGAAACTCGCGAGCAGGACGACGAGGAGGGCGATCACATGGTGGGTGGAGAAACGGTCGCTGATCTGGCTGGTCGACATACGACAACCACCACTTTCCTGAAATAAATCAGTTCCGAGACTCGATCCGCTCGAACGCCGAGATCCGACCTCGCTACTTTCCGGTCGGCGTCACGTTGTCGTTGATCGCCTGTTTCACCTGAAACGCGGCGCTCGCGGCCAGTCCGCGGGCGACTTCGTCTCGCTCGTCCGCGGAGATGACCTCCTCCGGCGCGTCTTCGAGTTCGGGCGTAAACCCGGCGCTGACGGGGTGGCCGATCGGCGGACGGACGGCGACGGTGACCTCGGGGCCTGAGATGCCGCGGGAGACGTCCGCGTCGACGACGTACTCGTCCGGGAGAAACTCGCGGGTGCGGGCGGCGATCCGCGAGACGTCGCGGTTGAGCACCCGTTTCTGGGCGCTCGAGATATTCGGAATGTCCGCCGTGGCACGCTGCCCAGCGCCCGTCTCTCCCGGCAACCCTGCGTACGGCGTATTTCCGTTCATGAGAAGTGTGTGCCGCTACCAAAGCGCCCGCGGATCAAAAGGGTTCGGTTCAGAAGAATCGCACAATCTCCGAGTCGATCGTGGGAGGAACGGGTCGGGAACGCGCCGAACGCTCGCATCTCCGACCGGGAAGACCGGGCCAATCGGCATATCGGCGTGCAATCGACCGGCGGCGACGCTAGAGCAGCGGTTCGCTCTCGCCGTACACCGCGAGGACGAGCGCCGTCGTGTGCGTCCCGGACTCGGCTTGCGCGCTCTCGGCGACGACGTTCGGCTCGTCGAACCGCCAGTCCCTGAGGTCCTGTCCCGCGTCCAGTCCCTCGCGAACGCGGCGTTCGACGTCCGTGCCGTCCACCTCGCCGGACGTCTCGTAGAACAGTCCGGGACCGCCGTCGATCGACTGCGACCAGGCCAGCGCCGCGCTGACGCGGCCGGGTTCGGCGGTCGTGGCGCGGGCCTCGACGACCGTCAGGCGCTCGCCGGCGGGCCCGAGGTCGGGCGCGGTGCCAACGGCTTCGACGTTCACGTCGGCGGGGATCACGGAAGAGACGGAGACGAGGTTGTAGTTCTCGACGCCGGCTTCGGCGAGGGCCGCGTCGTAGGAGGCCATCGCCGTGGGCGCTGACGCGGACCCCCAGACGACTCGAATCGTGCTCATACTCGCCTTCGGGGACGGAGGGCGTAAGGGGTTGCGATTTTACCGGTCGTCTTCGGACGGTGGGGCCGATCCGTACGATCGACGTGCGCCGAAAACATCGGCTGGACGAGATCGATGTTCACGCGATGACCATCGATACCGAGTCGGGCGGTCGATCGCGGTCATTCGTCTGCAACCGATCGCGAATCAGCGCGACACGCACTATCGGCGGGCGAGCACGACGATACCTGCAGCCACGAACCCGGATATCCCGGCGACGAGACCGTACTTCGCCGCCGCCGAGAAGGGCTCGTCACCGATTACCGCCGAGCTACACGCCCAGCTCATCCCAACGGCGGCCGCGACTGCGAGAACGTGCGCGAACGGGCGATCGTCGAACCAGTCCTCGATTCGTCGGTACGCGAAGGCGAGAGGCATACTCGATGGTATCATTCGACTCTGCAATGGGTTAATTATTCCGCCGTGGAGCGGATCGTGAGCGCGGTTCCGGTCGTCCCGGTCTCTGACGACGAACCGGCGATCGACAACCGAAAACGGAAACTGGCTTACTGATAGAAGTAGCCCGCCGAGGAGACCACGTCGCTCGAATCGTCGTCCTCGAGTTTCTCCACTGCATCGACGAAGTCGTGGTGGGTGACCTCGTCTCGATCGTTCCGGATGGCGAACATGCCGGCCTCGGTCGCGAGGCTCTCGATGTCGGCGCCCGAGTAGCCCTCGGTTTCGTCGGCGAGGGAGTCGAAGTCGACGTCGTCGTCGACGCTCATGTTTCGAGTGTGGATCTGAAGGATCTGCTCGCGGCCGTCGCGGTCGGGTTCGGGCACCTCGATGAGGCGATCGAAGCGGCCCGGTCGGAGGATGGCGCGATCGAGCATGTCGAAGCGGTTGGTCGCGGCGATGATGCGGATCTCGCCCCGGGCCTCGAAGCCGTCCATCTCGGAGAGCAGTTGCATCATCGTCCGCTGAACCTCTGCGTCGCCCGACGTTTTGGATTCGGTGCGGGTGGTCGCGATCGCGTCGATCTCGTCGATAAAGATGATGGCGGGTTCGCGCCCGCGGGCCATCTCGAAGAGATCGCGGACGAGGCGCGAGCCCTCGCCGATGAACTTCCGGACGAGTTCGGAGCCGGCCATCTTGATGAAGGTGGCGTCGGTCTGGTTGGCGACGGCCTTCGCGAGCATCGTCTTGCCCGTCCCCGGCGGGCCGTACAGCAGGACGCCGCTCGGCGGGTCGATGCCGACCTCCTCGAACATCTCCGGCTCGGACAGCGGCTGTTCGACGGCTTCCCGCACCTCGCGGACCTGGTCGTCGATGCCGCCGATGTCCTCGTAGCTCACGTCGGGCCGTTCGGTGATCTCCATCGACTGTGCGCGCGCGTCGGTCTCGGTGGAGAGCACTGACTGGATCGCGAACGAATCGTTGACCGCGACGCGATCGCCGGGGTCGACGCGCTCGACGATGCGCGGGGAGACGTCGGTGAGCACTTCCTGGTTGTTGCCGTGCTGTTTGACGATGACCTCGTCATCGTCCATCACGTCCTCGACGGTCGCGAGGTACAGCGACGAGCTTTTGAGCGTCTCGTTTTCGCGTTCGACGCGGTCGACTCGCTCGCGGAGGCGATTTCGGCGTTCGGTGGCGTCGTCGAGTTGGTCGGACAGCTGCTCGTTGATCTCGACGAGATCCTCGTAGTGGCCCCGGAGCGCCTCGAGCCGCTCGTCGTCCGGAAGATCGGGATCGATATCACGGTGTGGTCGATCGGGGATAGACGGGCTTCGAGACATCCTGACGTGCACGGATAAGTCCCCGACGATAAATGTGCCTTTGGGTCCCGGTTGGTTTTCCGCGATCGGTCGGGCGATCGGTCGACCGGAAGCGGCCGACCAGCGGGGGACGAAACCCGTCCCTCGGCGGCGTAAACCGCGGTTCCGTCCAGTTCGTGTATTTCGAAAATCATTATAGTACGTCGGCACACATGACAAATATGACTCGGTTTCAGCGCCGCGCTACTCTGATCCTCGGAATCGGCCTTCTCGCCTCCGTCTTCGGGTTCGTCGCGTTTGCGGGGATCGATGGCCTTCGGCCGTCGACGATCAGCGGCGCGGTTCTCCTCGCCGGTGCAGGGGCGGCGGACGTCGCCTCGTACGCCCGCGACGAGTACCGGATCGCCGGTCGAACGGTGCGCTGGCGTCACCTGTACGCCGTCGGGACGGGGCTGCTCGCGATCGGACTGGTCGTCACGACGCTCCCGACGATCGACTCGACGCCGGGACTGGGCGTCGCGACGCTTCTCGGCGCGTCGAGTCTGCTCTTTTTCAGCTACCAGGCGCTGGTCGACGGGCCGCACCTCGATCTCGACGCCGAGCCCTCGAAAACGCGGCTGCTCGTCGTCGCGCTCGCCGCGATCGGATGCGTGGGTCTGGGGGCAGTCGCCACCATCGTCCTCTCGTGATCGGCGTCGGTGTCCTGTTACCGCAGTCGTCCTCGTCGATTACCGCTGGAGCGACCGGCTTCCGGACGCCGATTTGACCGCCTCGTTCGGTGCGGTAGTAATCGCCACGTTTCTGCTGGCCGTTCTCGGATGGTTCGTAGCCGTCCGTTCGATAGCGGCGACGGTCGGGTTCCCTCCTGAGGAAATCCGAGAACTATCCGCGAGACCAGCCGCCGGTACGGTGCCTGCTCGACCGCTCTCCGGCGGTATTGCGACCGGTTCCGACTATCCACGCGCCGTCCACCTGGACGTTACTGCTCGATCGCGTCGACGCGGTGTTCGAAGAGTCGCTCGCCCGTGTCCTCGCACGTGACGGCGACGACGTCGTGCGACTGACAGCAGGATTCGACCGTCTCCTCGCTCATGACGACCTCGCCGCCGGAGGTCGGGCACGTCTCGAGGAACAGGCGGAGGCTGTTCAGGAGTTGCCCCTTCGTCTCGGAGCCGTACGACTCCCAGTCGTCGTCGCGATCTTCGAGGGCTCGGGCGGCGGTCACGTCGGCGACGAGCGCGGCCTGCGAGGGCCACTTGCCGACGACCATGCCGTCCCGTTTCAGCACCCGGGCGTCGTCGTACCGCTCGATCTCGAAGGCGTCGTCGATCGAGTCCGGTTCGGTGCCGTCCTCGCCGTCGGCGGCCTCGAAGTCGTCGAAGCCGAACGCGCTCGCGGCGTCGCCGGCGTCGATCGCGTCGGCGTCGCCGGCGTCGATCTCGTCGGCCCAGACCGTCTCGAACGCCTCGGTGAGACAGAGGTCGTCGACGTCGTCGCAGGGTTCGACGACGTCGTGATCGAGGAAGTACGTCTCGGGGTCCGAAATCTGGACCGCCGCAGTCTCGGCGCGGGCTTCGTCGGCACCGCTCTCGCGACCGCCCTCGTCGAACGCCAGTTCGCGATCGTCTTCGGCGGCCGGCCGGCGACCGGCGCCCGACCCGCCGTCGATCGGGGACGGTTCGGCGGCGGGCGAGTCGATCGCTCCGAGACCGGATCGGATCTCGGGTTCAGATGGTTCCTTGCCGAACCAGCGCAGCACCTCCGGCGGCAGATACCGCTTGGTTAGCGTCGGCGTCCCCGGAACGAGGTAGCCCCGGAGGTAGATCAGCGCGACCGAGGCCGCGACGGCGATCGCGCCGGAGAGTTTCGACTTTCGTGCGACGACGGCGCCGAGAACGCCCGCGATGACGAGGTTGACGACCGTACAGGCTTCGCACCGGTTCTCTCCGGTGTACTCCGGTTGGTGCAGCGCATCGACTATTTCGTCTTTCATTTGACCGTTAATTCAGGGCCAACTACCATCGTTTTTTCGGTGGGAGAACCGGGAAGCCGGTTCATCCCCTCGATGAACTCGTCGACTCGACGGGCAGGGAGAGCGCGGTAGGGACGCGATCGATCAGTCGGTCAGGGACGCCATCTCCTCCAGTCGGTCGCCGTAGGTCGCAAGCGCCCGGTCGATCGGCTCGGACGTACTGACGTCGACGCCGGCGATCCGGAGGAGTTCGAGCGGGTACTCCCTGGAGCCGCGCCGGAGGAACTCGAGGTAGTCCTCGGCGGCTTTCTCGCCCTCGTCGCCGATGCGATCGACGATCGCGAGCGCGGCCGAGATGCCGGTGGCGTACTGATAGACGTAGAACGCCCGGTAGAAGTGGGGGATGCGCATCCACTCGCGGGCGATCCGATCGTCGACGGCGGCGGATTCGTAGTAGTCCTCCTTGAGACCGCGGTAGAGGTCGTCGAGCCGATCGGCAGTCAGCGGTTCGCCGTTCTCGTCGAGACGGTGAGCCTCGTGCTCGAACTCGGCGAACAGCGTCTGGCGGTAGAGCGTCGAGCGGACGCGTTCGAGGAACTCGTTTAAGACGTGTTTCTTGAACTCCGGATCGTCGACCGTCTCGAGGAGGTGGTTCGTCAGCAGCGCCTCGTTGACCGTGCTGGCGACCTCGGCGACGAAGATCTCGTAGCCCGAGTAGACGTAGGGCTGTTCCTCCCTCGACAACTCGGAGTGCATCGAGTGACCGAGTTCGTGGGCCAGCGTGTACATCGAGGAGATGTCGTCCTGATAGTTCATCAGGATGAACGGTTGGGTGTCGTACGTGCCGCCGGAGTAAGCGCCGGACTGTTTCCCCTCGTTCTCGTAGACGTCGACCCACTGGGAGTCGAGTCCCTCAGCCACACGGGACTGGTACTCCTCCCCCAGCGGGGCCAGCGAGTCGACGACGTACTCGGTCACCCGATCGTACTCGACTTCGGGTCCCTCGTCACCGGTCAGCGGCATGTACACGTCCCACATTCGAAGCTCCTCGACGCCGAGCGCGTCCCGTTTGAGTTCGGCGTGGCGGTGAAGCTTGTCGAGGTTGTCGTGAACCGTCTCGACGAGGGTATCGTACACCTCGACGGGAACGTTGGGGCCGTCGAGCGCGGCTTCTCGCGCAGTATCGTAGTTGCGCGCTCGGGCCATCTTCACGTCGGCCTTGACGCTGTTCTTGTAGGACGCGGCGACCGTGTTCCGGACTGACTCCCACTCGTCGAAGTACCCCTCGTAGACTCGCTCCCGGAAGTCGCGATCGGGCCGTTTGAGCAGGTTGACGAAGTTACTCTGGGTGATCTCGACGGCCTCGCCGGAGGGATCCTCCACCGTCGGGAACGCCATGTCGGCGTTGGAGAGCATGTTGTACACCTCGCCCGTCGCGCCCGTCACCTCGCTCAGGTCGGCGAGCAGCGCCTCGACCTCGGCCGATCGGGTGTGGGGTTTCATCCGCAGGACGTCGTCGACGTAGTGGTCGTACGTTTCGAGGGAAGGATCCGCCTCGAGCATCGCCTCGAACTGCTCGCGAGTCAGCTCCTGGAGCTCCGGTTCGATGAACGAGGCCGCGGAGTGGGCGTCGGCGGCGAGCGACTGCGCCCGCGCGCTCAGCGCCTGATAGTGCTGATCCGTCGTATCCTCGTCGCTGCGCATCCGGGCGTAGGCCACGACCGTCGACACCTCGCGCATGAGTTCGTCGCGCAACTCGAGCACCGAGCGGAGGGTCTCGGCGTCGTCCGTCGTCTGCCCCTCGAAGGCTGCGAGATCGTCGATCCGATCGGCGGCGGTCTCGTAGGCCTCCTCCCAGTCGTCGTCGCTCGCGTAGATGCTCTCGAGATCCCACGTGTATTCGTCGTCGATCTCGGAGCGTTCGGGAACGGAACTCATGGCCGTTGTTTAGAAATGCACGTGGTAAAGCTTGCCGAAGCGGCCCAACGCCTCGATAGAGCGCGACGTACCGGCGGAACGTTCGGAGCG
It includes:
- a CDS encoding DUF6276 family protein: MACSECGADSPIVTAVPDEYREYAPDRADRVAICPRCLTVDRARGGGRDLDAPDEPDFSRISDAFPTRTGQAIPLALAIHLCSSLATNRTAIESLLEAVEREGVDPLLAIDRLRADPTVDPAMDLDRRQHQLEQLLY
- a CDS encoding DUF5811 family protein, coding for MNGNTPYAGLPGETGAGQRATADIPNISSAQKRVLNRDVSRIAARTREFLPDEYVVDADVSRGISGPEVTVAVRPPIGHPVSAGFTPELEDAPEEVISADERDEVARGLAASAAFQVKQAINDNVTPTGK
- a CDS encoding pyruvoyl-dependent arginine decarboxylase, whose amino-acid sequence is MSTIRVVWGSASAPTAMASYDAALAEAGVENYNLVSVSSVIPADVNVEAVGTAPDLGPAGERLTVVEARATTAEPGRVSAALAWSQSIDGGPGLFYETSGEVDGTDVERRVREGLDAGQDLRDWRFDEPNVVAESAQAESGTHTTALVLAVYGESEPLL
- the pan2 gene encoding proteasome-activating nucleotidase Pan2 gives rise to the protein MSRSPSIPDRPHRDIDPDLPDDERLEALRGHYEDLVEINEQLSDQLDDATERRNRLRERVDRVERENETLKSSSLYLATVEDVMDDDEVIVKQHGNNQEVLTDVSPRIVERVDPGDRVAVNDSFAIQSVLSTETDARAQSMEITERPDVSYEDIGGIDDQVREVREAVEQPLSEPEMFEEVGIDPPSGVLLYGPPGTGKTMLAKAVANQTDATFIKMAGSELVRKFIGEGSRLVRDLFEMARGREPAIIFIDEIDAIATTRTESKTSGDAEVQRTMMQLLSEMDGFEARGEIRIIAATNRFDMLDRAILRPGRFDRLIEVPEPDRDGREQILQIHTRNMSVDDDVDFDSLADETEGYSGADIESLATEAGMFAIRNDRDEVTHHDFVDAVEKLEDDDSSDVVSSAGYFYQ
- the pepF gene encoding oligoendopeptidase F, which encodes MSSVPERSEIDDEYTWDLESIYASDDDWEEAYETAADRIDDLAAFEGQTTDDAETLRSVLELRDELMREVSTVVAYARMRSDEDTTDQHYQALSARAQSLAADAHSAASFIEPELQELTREQFEAMLEADPSLETYDHYVDDVLRMKPHTRSAEVEALLADLSEVTGATGEVYNMLSNADMAFPTVEDPSGEAVEITQSNFVNLLKRPDRDFRERVYEGYFDEWESVRNTVAASYKNSVKADVKMARARNYDTAREAALDGPNVPVEVYDTLVETVHDNLDKLHRHAELKRDALGVEELRMWDVYMPLTGDEGPEVEYDRVTEYVVDSLAPLGEEYQSRVAEGLDSQWVDVYENEGKQSGAYSGGTYDTQPFILMNYQDDISSMYTLAHELGHSMHSELSREEQPYVYSGYEIFVAEVASTVNEALLTNHLLETVDDPEFKKHVLNEFLERVRSTLYRQTLFAEFEHEAHRLDENGEPLTADRLDDLYRGLKEDYYESAAVDDRIAREWMRIPHFYRAFYVYQYATGISAALAIVDRIGDEGEKAAEDYLEFLRRGSREYPLELLRIAGVDVSTSEPIDRALATYGDRLEEMASLTD